TTGCGCGCCACGTGCAGGCCGTGCAGTGCCGCCGGCAGCTGCCAGGCAAGCTGGTCGAGGCCGGCCTCGGCGGCGGCACGCACCACGGCCAGAAGGTTGGCCTGCTCGGCACGATGCCAACCGAGCGCCGCGGCGTAGTCGGCGAACCTCATCGGCGCGATGACGCTCTCCGGCAGGGGGCCGAGCTCCGGTGGGTTGAAGGTGTCGGCCACGCCCACTGCGGCGACGACGCTGTGCAGGTACCAGGCGGCGAGTCGAGCGAGTGCCGCGCGACGCTCGTCCGTGCTCTCCTCCCGTCGCGCCTGGTCGGCGGCGTAGGCACGGAGCAGATCATGGAACTGATAGCGCTGCTGCCCGGTCTGCTCGAGCAGGTGCGCCCCGACCAGCAGGTCCAGCAGACCCGAGACGCCGTCGGGCTGCTGGTCGGCGACCGCGGCAGCCGCCGGAACGGCGAAGTGCGGGCCGGGGTGAAGGCCAAGTCGCCGGAAGACCCGCGCGGCGGCCGGAGGCAGCACTCGGTAGGACCAGGCGAACACGGCCCGTACCGCGTCGGCCTCCTCGCCGTCCTCGGTCGAGAGCGCATCCCAGAGCGCCGACTCGTCGCGCAGGTCTTCGATCAGCGTGTGCAGCGGCATCCAAGGGCGCGCGGCCGCACGCTCGGCGGCGATGCGCAGGGCCAGCGGCAGATACGCGCACAGCCGCGCCAGTTCGGCCACCTGGCCCTGATCGTCCCCCTGCCGGTACGCGGCCGTGTTCGCCTCGACCAGCGCCAAGGCTTGCGGCTCGCTCAGCAGACCCAGCGTCAAACGCTGGGCACCGTCGCGGGCTGCCAAGCCGGACAGCCGACTTCTGCTGGTCACCAGCACCAGGCAGTCGGGCTCGCCCGGCAGCAGCGCGCGGATCTGGCCGACGGTGGCGGCGTTATCCAGCACGACCAGGATCCTGCGACCCGCCAGCAGAGATCGGTACAGCTCGGCCCGCTCCTCCAACTCCATCGGCAGCGCCTGCGACGCCACGCCCAGCGCGCGCAGAAACCGGCCGAGCGCTCGCTGCGGCGCGAGCGGAGGGCCCGTGTCATAGCCGTGAAGGTTCACGAACAGCTGCCCATCGGGATAGCGATCGCGCAACCGGTGGGCCAGACGCAGTGCCAACGCGGTCTTGCCCGCTCCTGCCGTCCCGGCGATGACGACCACTGTCCCCGTATCGCTGTCCTGAGCCGCGAGGGCGTGGAGGCGCTGCAGTTCTTCTTCGCGTCCGATGAACCCACGGGCCTCGCCCGGCAGTTGCCGCGGAACCTGGGGCGGCGAGCCGGCGTGGTGGAAGTGGATGCCGCCGTGCACATCCCGCGCCTGCACCACGTCGTGCGCCGTACCCGACAGCGACGAGGAGACCGCTGCCGGATTCGGCCGAGCTGTTACATGGTTCTCGTCCGTCACGGCAGCCCCCTCTTCCCACCCGCGAATTCGGCCCCTTTATCAGTACTCTAACCACTAATTCGGGGCGCGCCAGGGGCTCGGAGACGCCGCGGCCACGCGCGGCCCGCCGTCGTATTCCGGAGGCGGGCCGCAGGCTCAACACGTCATGCGCGTTGCGTCATCGCAACTTAGACGGGAAACTCGAACTCCCCGTTGAAAGCCCCTAACAGGAACGCCTCCCACTCCCCACGGTCGAACACCAGCACCGGACCGTCGATCTGCCGGCTCTGGCGAACCTGCGCCATGCCGTCGAGGAAGCGCACCTCGACGCAGTTGGGGTTCGGATTGCTGTAGCTGCTCTTGAACCATCCCCCGATTGACGGGCTCATCCCCCTTCTCCCTCCACTCAGTGATGGCACTCCACGACCTTCCGGTCGATCGAGTGCCGGTCATCGTCGGACGGCACAGGGCTCTCAGCCGAACGACATGAGCGTCGCGGCTGCTTGTGCCGATCTCACTGATGTAGGGATTCCACGACTTCTTGCAGTGGGCTTACACCGCAGTTGACGCCGCGCTTGCATGTTGAGTTCACGGGCCGGCGCGGCGCCCGCCTCAGCGCGATCATGCGGCTGAGGACGTTCCCCTCAGCTGCATGACCTGGGCTACAGACGCCGTGAGAGCGTCCAATGCTGGGCGCCAGTGCCGTTGCAGGCCCAGTACTGGATTCGGGCGGGCCGGATCCTGGCGTCCGACAGACCAGCCCTGGTCCTCGACCTCGACCTCGACCTCGACGCGCTGGCGTCGCGGGTGCTCCAGCCAGCCCCGGATCAAGGCCGCGCGGGTCTCGTGCCCTGGTTGGGGCGCCGGGCACGGCCGCGTGTGCGGCGATGGCCGCGGTCACCGGCCACTTGACGGTCTATAGGGGCTTGAGTCAAGCGGAGAACCGTTGACGCATGGGCCAATCACCGCAGGCCGCCGGCCTACCGTGCCTTCGGCAGGGCCAGGGTGGCCACGACCGTCAGCGCCAGCAGGACCACCGCGATCAGCAGGCTCAGATGCAGTCCGGCCACGAAGCCGCCGCGGCCGGCGACGAGCGCGCCGAATCCGGCCACGGCCAGGGCGCCGCCGGTCTGCCGGACCGAGTTGAGCACGCCCCCGGCCAGCCCGGCCCGCTCCGGCGCGATCCCGCCGAGCATCATCGCGGTGAGCGAGGGGACAGCGAAGCCGAGCCCGCCCGCCAGCGGCAGCAGCAGCGCGGCGAGGGCGAGCCCGCCGGTGCCGCGACCCACTACGAACAGCAGCACCAACCCGAAGGCGCAGACCACCTGGCCGATCAGGACCGGGAACCGGGGACCGAAGCGGTTCGCGGCCTTCGCCGAGGCCAGGTTCGTCAGGGTGCACAGGACCGCGGTCGGCAGGAAGATCAGCCCGGCGCGCACCGGCGAGTCGCCCAGGACGTTCTGGGCGAAGAGCCCGAACACGAAAATCAGGCCGTAATAAGCGGCGTTGACGACGAAGCCGATGGACAGGCAGACCGCGACGACTCGGTCCCGCAGTAGCGCCGGCGGCACCATCGGGTCGTCGGAGCGCAGCTCGACCACGGCGAACGCGGCAAAGCTGAGCACGGCGATCAGAAGGCTGACGACGGCGAGCGGTCGGCCGAACCCGAACGCGCCGCCCTCGATCACGCCATAGGTCAACGCGCCGAGCCCGAGTACCGCAGTGATCTGACCCGGCACGTCGAGCGCGGCGGAATGGCGGGGCGAGGCGGGCACCCGGGCCACGGCGAACAACACGACCAGGCCGATCGGCAGGTTCAGAAAAAAGATCGAGCGCCAGCCTACGCTGCTGGTGAGCAGCCCGCCGAGGACCGGCCCGGCCGCAGTGGCGGCAGCGCCGGACATGGTCCACTGAGCGATGGCCTTGGCCCGCGCACGCGCTTCCGGGAAGGACTGCCGCACCAGCGCGAGCGAGGCCGGCAGCATCAGCGCGGCCGCCGCGCCCTGAACCAGGCGTGCACCGATCAGGAAGGAGAGCGAGGGCGCGAGCCCGCAAGCCACCGAGGCGAGCGTGAACGCGGCCGCCCCGCCCGCGTAGAGCCGGTTGGCACCGAGCCGGTCGGAGAACGCGCCGGCCGAGAGCAGCAGCGCCGCGAACATCAGCGTGTAAGCATCCACGATCCACTGCAGCCCGGAGGTGGAGCCGCCGAGGCCGCGGCCGACCGCGGGCAACGCCACGTTCACTGCGGAGGCGTCGAGGGCGATCATGACGAAGCCGAGCAGCGCGGCGAAGAGCGTCAGCCGCGGCGCGGGCGGCGCGATGGCCGACGGTGTGGGCCGCGTGATCGATGCGGCGGGCGCGACCTCGAGGACGGCGTAAGGGTTGGTGCGAGCCGAGGCCGGTTCGGTGTGGTGGCCGATGAGCGCCGTGGTGGACATCGTGGTTCCCCTCTCCACGCGGCGGGATCTCGCCGCTGACCTCCACTCTGCTGGGATCGGCCCGGACGTGGCAGACCGCGATGTTCAGGGGTGTGAGAGCGGGGGTGTGCCAGGGCCCCTCTGTCCGCTTCCATTCGGCGGGGTCGGCTTGGCACACTCGAGATCATGACGGAGCAGCAACCGGAACTCGGCAGATTCCTTCGAGCTCGCCGCGCGGCGGTCAGCCCGGCCGACCTCGGCCTGCCGACCGGGGCCGGGCACCGGCGTACGCCGGGGCTGCGGCGCGAGGAGCTGGCGGCACTCGCCGGGGTGAGCATCGACTACTACATCCGATTGGAGCGGGGCAAGGAGACGCGGCCGAGCTCGTCCGTCGTCGATGCGCTGGCCCGGGCACTGCGGCTGGACCACGAGGAGGAGGCCTACCTGCGCGAGCTCGCGGCGCAGGCGGCGCGGGGCGGTTCCGCTCCGCGGCAGAGCGTGTCGCGTGCGGTGCGGCCGACGGTCAAGCTGGTGCTCGAGTCCTTGCGGCCGAATCCGGCGTACGTGGTCTCGCGCACCAACGACATACTCGCGGCCAACCCGGGCGGCCTCGCGCTGCTGCCGGGCATGGCGGACTGGCCCGCGCGGCAGCGCAACACGATCCGCTACACGTTTCTGCACCCGGCGGCGCGCACGCTCTGGCCGGACTGGGAGGTCAAGGCCCGGGCGTGCGTCGCGCACCTGCGCGCGGTGGCCGGGACGGATCCGGACGCGCCGGACCTGCTCGCGGTAGTCGGCGAGCTGGTGGTCAAGAGCCCGGATTTCAGCCGGATCTGGGAGCGCTACGACGTGCGGCGGGTCGGCAACGGTCAGAAGACCTTCGTCCACCCCGAAGTCGGTACGTTCACGCTGGCGCATGAGGTGATGGAGATCAACCGCACCGACGGCCAGCGGCTGGTGGTCTACGGCGCGGAACCGGGAACCGCCGAGTACGACACGATGGTGCTTCTGGACATGAAAGGCGCGGGCTCGCTCGGCGGGCTTTCGGCCGACGCTCAGGAGCCGGCGACGCCGGCCGCAGAGCTCGATCGCGCCTGAGCTTGACGCTGAAGCTCCTATGAAGCGTCACGTGGCGGGTGAGGCCGTCGATGAACGTCCGGAGGCGCTGGTCAGGTGGCGGTACGTCTCGCGGACTGCGAAGCACTTGAGGCACCTGGTGACTTCCGTCGTCTTGAAGCCTTTGACGGTTCGCCGTACGACGTGATCGCGGGTGCGATGCTTGTGCCGCATGCGGACCACGACGATCGCGTGCAATGTGCGGTTGGCTTGGCGGTCGCCG
This genomic window from Actinospica robiniae DSM 44927 contains:
- a CDS encoding helix-turn-helix domain-containing protein yields the protein MTEQQPELGRFLRARRAAVSPADLGLPTGAGHRRTPGLRREELAALAGVSIDYYIRLERGKETRPSSSVVDALARALRLDHEEEAYLRELAAQAARGGSAPRQSVSRAVRPTVKLVLESLRPNPAYVVSRTNDILAANPGGLALLPGMADWPARQRNTIRYTFLHPAARTLWPDWEVKARACVAHLRAVAGTDPDAPDLLAVVGELVVKSPDFSRIWERYDVRRVGNGQKTFVHPEVGTFTLAHEVMEINRTDGQRLVVYGAEPGTAEYDTMVLLDMKGAGSLGGLSADAQEPATPAAELDRA
- a CDS encoding MFS transporter; translated protein: MSTTALIGHHTEPASARTNPYAVLEVAPAASITRPTPSAIAPPAPRLTLFAALLGFVMIALDASAVNVALPAVGRGLGGSTSGLQWIVDAYTLMFAALLLSAGAFSDRLGANRLYAGGAAAFTLASVACGLAPSLSFLIGARLVQGAAAALMLPASLALVRQSFPEARARAKAIAQWTMSGAAATAAGPVLGGLLTSSVGWRSIFFLNLPIGLVVLFAVARVPASPRHSAALDVPGQITAVLGLGALTYGVIEGGAFGFGRPLAVVSLLIAVLSFAAFAVVELRSDDPMVPPALLRDRVVAVCLSIGFVVNAAYYGLIFVFGLFAQNVLGDSPVRAGLIFLPTAVLCTLTNLASAKAANRFGPRFPVLIGQVVCAFGLVLLFVVGRGTGGLALAALLLPLAGGLGFAVPSLTAMMLGGIAPERAGLAGGVLNSVRQTGGALAVAGFGALVAGRGGFVAGLHLSLLIAVVLLALTVVATLALPKAR
- a CDS encoding transposase, with product MCPDHRHRPRPSRVAGGRHRNRRQLLIASGGDPERLALEAAFAHLCAAAPVPASSGRTDRHRLNRTGDRQANRTLHAIVVVRMRHKHRTRDHVVRRTVKGFKTTEVTRCLKCFAVRETYRHLTSASGRSSTASPAT
- a CDS encoding DUF397 domain-containing protein codes for the protein MSPSIGGWFKSSYSNPNPNCVEVRFLDGMAQVRQSRQIDGPVLVFDRGEWEAFLLGAFNGEFEFPV
- a CDS encoding ATP-binding protein — translated: MTDENHVTARPNPAAVSSSLSGTAHDVVQARDVHGGIHFHHAGSPPQVPRQLPGEARGFIGREEELQRLHALAAQDSDTGTVVVIAGTAGAGKTALALRLAHRLRDRYPDGQLFVNLHGYDTGPPLAPQRALGRFLRALGVASQALPMELEERAELYRSLLAGRRILVVLDNAATVGQIRALLPGEPDCLVLVTSRSRLSGLAARDGAQRLTLGLLSEPQALALVEANTAAYRQGDDQGQVAELARLCAYLPLALRIAAERAAARPWMPLHTLIEDLRDESALWDALSTEDGEEADAVRAVFAWSYRVLPPAAARVFRRLGLHPGPHFAVPAAAAVADQQPDGVSGLLDLLVGAHLLEQTGQQRYQFHDLLRAYAADQARREESTDERRAALARLAAWYLHSVVAAVGVADTFNPPELGPLPESVIAPMRFADYAAALGWHRAEQANLLAVVRAAAEAGLDQLAWQLPAALHGLHVARNPLDDWTQLATLGLEAARRLGDRRAQAVLHESLGIAWTAAGRLEQAASQHRAAFALRDELADRPGMAASGHHLGLVQLKSRQLDEALVSFEQTLDFARRPGNDAWRAPALCCLAYVHVEAGDLEPAVDLVEQSLAALEHQSAPAYLQVDPLLLLARVDRESSRYDRAAGHLDRAAAIVDQLDHTALGHAVLLERAELARANGRHEQALELYWQYQNAERSAGDPAHQAVAYDGTGLSLRALGRLPEAIEFHLAAAVLNRHPPSPWQLAATLSHLAEAFEQTADDGRADAARAEAYSLLEPFTDARTAAMREHLRSLEQRTAT